In a genomic window of Corvus moneduloides isolate bCorMon1 chromosome 17, bCorMon1.pri, whole genome shotgun sequence:
- the ZNF335 gene encoding zinc finger protein 335 isoform X6, which produces MEENAVESSSDATPQAAREEPTESGLGVGSSEAVSADSSDAAAGSGLLSRADDSGVGQSSDSSAASLEEVSESSSSTDAIPRIYLPDSSSIAQSTLVSSVSTVSQSVMVSESPQVLVHSSVVTDGATVVSDSTASTSSDLGSAIDKIIESTIGPDIIQSCIAVTSAEDGRAETTQYLILQGPDDGAPMVSQMATSALANSLAIEAVADGPTSTCLDQPGPSEPSEQLEVLELPAQPDRAQEADGGEELDQPDLETLEEMMEVVVVQQFKCKMCQYKSVSKKTLINHMKERHFQPVGSALALKKGRPRKVGAAPKTEDEVPEEEDDDIMDAGAIDDPEEDSDYNPAEDEPRGRQPKYGRTVPTSSEERPRRRPGRPRKLLRLEDMPQDMLEGGEVEPLVTSQSTPNQELQNSEAASSSSMENGTGESLAEPSISQSDSENKDPSSNTGAEEADVIPRRRGRPSRRFLGKKYRKYMGHRYYYKSPKPLMRPYLCRICGSRFLTHDDLRFHVNSHEANDPQLFKCLQCSYRSRRWSSLKEHMFNHVGSKPYKCEECNYTSVYKKDVIRHSTVHSRDRKKRADPPPKLNSFPCPVCNRVYPMQKRLTQHMKTHSTEKPHMCDKCGKSFKKRYTFKMHLLTHIQAIANRRFKCEFCDYVCEDKKVLLNHQLSHMNDKPYKCSVCKYSTFREDFLVSHMAVKHTGGKPFACEFCHFTTKHKKNLRLHVQCRHADSFEEWAQRHPEEPPCRRRPFFTLQQIEELKQQHSQVQAPAEPEASPPAVAGAEPSVLSQGSLEGATIIYEQDVAGSAELATQTALDLLLNMSAQRELATGSLQVAVVKPDDPEETPGPCELQTQEEEAKVDSKEQQQKLVMLHMAEPGQTLVQEAYGEASLSGSELQQITIPFSGTAEYSIIAPISEEIQAPTTLYSSEEESPVETSHAVVVSGAVMTEEALKDHSNHYIMSSGVPGSQFQTMEPLSGDAAFSSPAEGQEAQPASVKWPLVQCVARQLQKDSSLSPASEGQEVSSPKVKWPALQGMAKKLTCKVSAAKKLSCKISTAKKFSCKICTAMFTGRAEMESHKRAHIGPSTFKCPDCPFTATLWPEVRSHMVQHANLRPHKCPHCSFASKNKKDLRRHMLTHTNEKPFACQVCGQRFNRNGHLKFHMQRLHSSEGKRPGPAAAQQTIILNSDEDTLATLHTALQAGQAVLAPERLQQALGQEHILVAQEQSVTSQEEAAYIQEITTADGQTVQHLVTADNQVQYIIAQEGVPHLLPQEYVVVPEGHHIQVQDGQITHIQYEQGGQFLPESQIQYMPVSPEQQLITQAQLEAAAHSAVSAVADAAMAQAQSVFTTEAAAEQIQQLQPGIHYDVITLSD; this is translated from the exons ATGGAGGAAAATGCGGTGGAGAGCAGCAGCGACGCGACCCCGCAGGCGGCGCGGGAGGAGCCCACCGAAAGCGGGCTGGGCGTCGGGAGCTCGGAGGCCGTGTCAGCGGACAGCAGCGATGCCGCCGCGGGGTCCGGGCTCCTCTCCCGGGCCGATGACTCCGGCGTGGGGCAGAGCTCCGACAGCAGCGCGGCCTCCTTG GAAGAGGTCTCAgaaagcagctccagcacagatGCCATTCCAAGGATTTACCTGCCAGACTCATCCTCTATTGCCCAATCCACCTTGGTCTCCAGCGTCTCCACTGTGAGCCAGTCCGTCATGGTGTCAGAGTCCCCACAAGTCCTGGTCCACTCCAGTGTCGTCACCGATGGAGCCACAGTCGTGTCAGACTCCACTGCGTCCACCTCCTCAGACCTGGGTTCTGCCATTGACAAAATCATTGAGTCCACAATCGGGCCTGACATCATCCAGA gctgcatCGCCGTGACCAGCGCAGAGGATGGAAGGGCAGAGACCACGCAGTACCTCATTCTACAAGGCCCCGATGATG GTGCCCCCATGGTGTCCCAGATGGCCACTTCTGCTCTAGCCAATAGCTTGGCGATAGAAGCTGTTGCTGATGGACCTACCTCCACGTGCCTTGACCAGCCCGGCCCTTCAGAGCCTTCTGAGCAGTTggaagtgctggagctgccggCACAGCCAGACCGAGCCCAAGAGGCAGATGGTGGGGAGGAGCTGGACCAGCCAGACTTGGAGACCCTGGAAGAGATGATGGAAGTGGTGGTGGTGCAGCAGTTCAAGTGCAAGATGTGTCAGTACAAGAGTGTCTCTAAGAAAACACTGATTAACCACATGAAAGAGCGTCACTTCCAGCCAG TGGGTTCAGCTCTGGCTTTGAAGAAAGGACGACCACGAAAGGTGGGAGCTGCTCCAAAGACTGAGGATGAGGTCCCAGAAGAAGAAGATGATGATATTATGGATGCTGGTGCTATTGATGATCCTGAAG AGGACAGTGACTACAACCCAGCTGAGGATGAGCCCCGGGGGCGACAGCCCAAGTACGGCCGCACTGTCCCCACATCCAGCGAGGAGAGGCCACGTCGACGCCCAGGGAGACCCCGCAAGCTGCTTCGTCTGGAGGATATGCCTCAGGACATGCTGGAAG GAGGGGAGGTGGAGCCCTTGGTGACGTCCCAAAGCACAccaaaccaggagctgcagaactCAGAAGCAGCCAGTTCCTCCAGCATGGAGAATGGGACTGGTGagagcctggcagagcccagTATCAGCCAGTCCGACTCAGAGAACAAGGACCCTTCCTCCAACACTGGTGCTGAGGAGGCAGATGTCATCCcccggcggcgcgggcggcccTCGCGCCGCTTCCTGGGCAAGAAATACCGCAAGTACATGGGGCACAG GTATTACTACAAGTCCCCCAAGCCCCTGATGCGGCCCTACCTGTGTCGGATCTGTGGCTCGCGGTTCCTCACACACGATGACCTGCGCTTCCATGTCAACTCACACGAGGCCAATGACCCGCAGCTCTTCAAGTGTCTTCAGTGCAGCTACCGCTCCCGGCGCTGGTCCTCCCTCAAG GAGCACATGTTCAACCATGTGGGCAGCAAGCCCTACAAGTGCGAGGAGTGCAATTATACCAGCGTGTACAAGAAGGATGTCATTCGGCACTCCACAGTGCACAGCCGGGACAG gaagaagaGAGCTGATCCG CCACCAAAGCTGAACTCCTTCCCGTGCCCCGTCTGCAACCGTGTCTACCCCATGCAGAAGAGGCTTACGCAGCACATGAAGACACACAGTACAGAGAAACCACACATGTGTGACAAG TGCGGGAAGTCCTTTAAGAAGCGTTACACCTTCAAGATGCACCTGCTGACGCACATCCAGGCCATCGCCAACCGCAG GTTCAAGTGTGAGTTCTGTGACTATGTCTGCGAGGACAAGAAGGTGCTGCTCAACCATCAGCTGTCGCACATGAACGACAAGCCCTACAAGTGCAGCGTCTGCAAGTATTCCACCTTCCGGGAGGACTTCCTGGTCTCGCACATGGCAGTCAAGCACACAG GAGGGAAACCGTTCGCTTGCGAGTTCTGTCACTTCACCACCAAGCACAAGAAGAATCTGCGCCTGCACGTGCAGTGCCGCCACGCCGACTCCTTCGAGGAGTGGGCACAGAGGCACCCCGAGGAGCCgccctgccgccgccgccccttCTTCACCCTGCAGCAGATCGaggagctgaagcagcagcacagccaggtgcAGGCACCGGCTGAGCCAGAGGCCAGCCCACCG GCTGTCGCAGGTGCAGAGCCCTCTGTTCTCTCGCAGGGTTCCCTGGAAGGGGCCACCATCATCTATGAACAAG ATGTGGCTGGATCAGCAGAGCTGGCCACGCAGACGGCCCTGGATCTCCTGCTGAACATGAGTGCCCAGCGGGAGCTGGCCACCGGCTCACTGCAG GTGGCAGTGGTGAAGCCAGATGACCCAGAAGAGACACCAGGCCCCTGTGAGCTGCAgacacaggaggaggaggcaaagGTGGACTccaaggaacagcagcaaaagtTGGTGATGCTGCACATGGCAGAGCCCGGGCAGACACTTGTGCAGGAGGCTTATGGGGAAGCAAGCCTGAGtggctcagagctgcagcagatcACCATCCCCTTCAGCGGAACAGCAGAGTACAGCATCATCGCACCCATCAGTGAGGAGATCCAGGCTCCCACCACGCTGTACAG CAGTGAGGAGGAGAGCCCTGTGGAGACCTCCCACGCAGTCGTGGTGAGTGGAGCTGTGATGACAGAGGAGGCTCTGAAGGACCATAGCAATCACTACATCATGTCATCTGGTGTCCCAGGGAGCCAGTTCCAGACCATGGAG CCCCTCAGCGGGGatgctgccttttcctcacCCGCGGAGGGCCAGGAGGCACAGCCCGCCAGCGTCAAGTGGCCCCTGGTGCAGTGTGTCGCCAGGCAGCTCCAGAAGGACTCGTCTTTATCCCCAGCCTCCGAGGGGCAGGAAGTCTCATCCCCAAAGGTCAAGTGGCCTGCACTCCAAGGCATGGCCAAGAAGCTCACATGCAAGGTTTCTGCAGCCAAGAAGCTCTCATGCAAGATTTCCACAGCCAAAAAGTTTTCATGCAAGATTTGCACAGCCATGTTCACAGGGAGAGCGGAGATGGAGAGTCACAAGAGAGCCCACATTGGGCCCAGCACCTTCAAGTGTCCCGACTGTCCCTTCACTGCCACCCTCTGGCCAGAGGTCCGG AGCCACATGGTTCAACATGCCAACCTCCGGCCACACAAGTGCCCCCACTGCAGCTTCGCCTCCAAGAACAAGAAGGACCTGCGCAGGCACATGCTGACCCACACCAACGAGAAGCCCTTCGCCTGCCAGGTCTGTGGGCAGAG GTTCAACCGTAATGGGCACCTCAAGTTCCACATGCAGCGTTTGCACAGCTCAGAGGGCAAAAGGCCAGggccagctgctgcccagcagacCATCATCCTGAACAGTGACGAGGACACCCTGGCCACCCTACACA CGGCTCTGCAGGCCGGCCAGGCCGTGCTGGCTCCCGAGCGGCTGcagcaggctctggggcaggagcacATCCTTGTCGCACAGGAACAGAGCGTCACCAGCCAG gaggaggcagcctACATCCAGGAGATCACAACTGCTGATGGACAGACAGTACAGCACTTAGTGACTGCTGACAACCAG GTTCAGTACATTATTGCCCAGGAAGGCGTCCCGCACTTGCTTCCCCAAGAGTATGTTGTTGTCCCAGAGGGACATCATATCCAG GTACAGGACGGTCAGATTACCCACATCCAGTACGAGCAGGGCGGCCAGTTCCTCCCAGAGTCGCAG ATCCAGTACATGCCAGTGtcacctgagcagcagcttatcacccaggcacagctggaagcagcagcacactcAGCCGTCTCAG caGTGGCGGATGCGGCGATGGCCCAGGCACAGAGCGTCTTCACCACCGAGGCAGCAGCCGAGCagatccagcagctgcagccggGCATCCACTACGATGTCATCACGCTGTCGGACTAG
- the ZNF335 gene encoding zinc finger protein 335 isoform X7: MEENAVESSSDATPQAAREEPTESGLGVGSSEAVSADSSDAAAGSGLLSRADDSGVGQSSDSSAASLEEVSESSSSTDAIPRIYLPDSSSIAQSTLVSSVSTVSQSVMVSESPQVLVHSSVVTDGATVVSDSTASTSSDLGSAIDKIIESTIGPDIIQSCIAVTSAEDGRAETTQYLILQGPDDGAPMVSQMATSALANSLAIEAVADGPTSTCLDQPGPSEPSEQLEVLELPAQPDRAQEADGGEELDQPDLETLEEMMEVVVVQQFKCKMCQYKSVSKKTLINHMKERHFQPVGSALALKKGRPRKVGAAPKTEDEVPEEEDDDIMDAGAIDDPEEDSDYNPAEDEPRGRQPKYGRTVPTSSEERPRRRPGRPRKLLRLEDMPQDMLEGGEVEPLVTSQSTPNQELQNSEAASSSSMENGTGESLAEPSISQSDSENKDPSSNTGAEEADVIPRRRGRPSRRFLGKKYRKYMGHRYYYKSPKPLMRPYLCRICGSRFLTHDDLRFHVNSHEANDPQLFKCLQCSYRSRRWSSLKEHMFNHVGSKPYKCEECNYTSVYKKDVIRHSTVHSRDRKKRADPPPKLNSFPCPVCNRVYPMQKRLTQHMKTHSTEKPHMCDKCGKSFKKRYTFKMHLLTHIQAIANRRFKCEFCDYVCEDKKVLLNHQLSHMNDKPYKCSVCKYSTFREDFLVSHMAVKHTGGKPFACEFCHFTTKHKKNLRLHVQCRHADSFEEWAQRHPEEPPCRRRPFFTLQQIEELKQQHSQVQAPAEPEASPPGSLEGATIIYEQDVAGSAELATQTALDLLLNMSAQRELATGSLQVAVVKPDDPEETPGPCELQTQEEEAKVDSKEQQQKLVMLHMAEPGQTLVQEAYGEASLSGSELQQITIPFSGTAEYSIIAPISEEIQAPTTLYSSEEESPVETSHAVVVSGAVMTEEALKDHSNHYIMSSGVPGSQFQTMEPLSGDAAFSSPAEGQEAQPASVKWPLVQCVARQLQKDSSLSPASEGQEVSSPKVKWPALQGMAKKLTCKVSAAKKLSCKISTAKKFSCKICTAMFTGRAEMESHKRAHIGPSTFKCPDCPFTATLWPEVRSHMVQHANLRPHKCPHCSFASKNKKDLRRHMLTHTNEKPFACQVCGQRFNRNGHLKFHMQRLHSSEGKRPGPAAAQQTIILNSDEDTLATLHTALQAGQAVLAPERLQQALGQEHILVAQEQSVTSQEEAAYIQEITTADGQTVQHLVTADNQVQYIIAQEGVPHLLPQEYVVVPEGHHIQVQDGQITHIQYEQGGQFLPESQIQYMPVSPEQQLITQAQLEAAAHSAVSAVADAAMAQAQSVFTTEAAAEQIQQLQPGIHYDVITLSD; this comes from the exons ATGGAGGAAAATGCGGTGGAGAGCAGCAGCGACGCGACCCCGCAGGCGGCGCGGGAGGAGCCCACCGAAAGCGGGCTGGGCGTCGGGAGCTCGGAGGCCGTGTCAGCGGACAGCAGCGATGCCGCCGCGGGGTCCGGGCTCCTCTCCCGGGCCGATGACTCCGGCGTGGGGCAGAGCTCCGACAGCAGCGCGGCCTCCTTG GAAGAGGTCTCAgaaagcagctccagcacagatGCCATTCCAAGGATTTACCTGCCAGACTCATCCTCTATTGCCCAATCCACCTTGGTCTCCAGCGTCTCCACTGTGAGCCAGTCCGTCATGGTGTCAGAGTCCCCACAAGTCCTGGTCCACTCCAGTGTCGTCACCGATGGAGCCACAGTCGTGTCAGACTCCACTGCGTCCACCTCCTCAGACCTGGGTTCTGCCATTGACAAAATCATTGAGTCCACAATCGGGCCTGACATCATCCAGA gctgcatCGCCGTGACCAGCGCAGAGGATGGAAGGGCAGAGACCACGCAGTACCTCATTCTACAAGGCCCCGATGATG GTGCCCCCATGGTGTCCCAGATGGCCACTTCTGCTCTAGCCAATAGCTTGGCGATAGAAGCTGTTGCTGATGGACCTACCTCCACGTGCCTTGACCAGCCCGGCCCTTCAGAGCCTTCTGAGCAGTTggaagtgctggagctgccggCACAGCCAGACCGAGCCCAAGAGGCAGATGGTGGGGAGGAGCTGGACCAGCCAGACTTGGAGACCCTGGAAGAGATGATGGAAGTGGTGGTGGTGCAGCAGTTCAAGTGCAAGATGTGTCAGTACAAGAGTGTCTCTAAGAAAACACTGATTAACCACATGAAAGAGCGTCACTTCCAGCCAG TGGGTTCAGCTCTGGCTTTGAAGAAAGGACGACCACGAAAGGTGGGAGCTGCTCCAAAGACTGAGGATGAGGTCCCAGAAGAAGAAGATGATGATATTATGGATGCTGGTGCTATTGATGATCCTGAAG AGGACAGTGACTACAACCCAGCTGAGGATGAGCCCCGGGGGCGACAGCCCAAGTACGGCCGCACTGTCCCCACATCCAGCGAGGAGAGGCCACGTCGACGCCCAGGGAGACCCCGCAAGCTGCTTCGTCTGGAGGATATGCCTCAGGACATGCTGGAAG GAGGGGAGGTGGAGCCCTTGGTGACGTCCCAAAGCACAccaaaccaggagctgcagaactCAGAAGCAGCCAGTTCCTCCAGCATGGAGAATGGGACTGGTGagagcctggcagagcccagTATCAGCCAGTCCGACTCAGAGAACAAGGACCCTTCCTCCAACACTGGTGCTGAGGAGGCAGATGTCATCCcccggcggcgcgggcggcccTCGCGCCGCTTCCTGGGCAAGAAATACCGCAAGTACATGGGGCACAG GTATTACTACAAGTCCCCCAAGCCCCTGATGCGGCCCTACCTGTGTCGGATCTGTGGCTCGCGGTTCCTCACACACGATGACCTGCGCTTCCATGTCAACTCACACGAGGCCAATGACCCGCAGCTCTTCAAGTGTCTTCAGTGCAGCTACCGCTCCCGGCGCTGGTCCTCCCTCAAG GAGCACATGTTCAACCATGTGGGCAGCAAGCCCTACAAGTGCGAGGAGTGCAATTATACCAGCGTGTACAAGAAGGATGTCATTCGGCACTCCACAGTGCACAGCCGGGACAG gaagaagaGAGCTGATCCG CCACCAAAGCTGAACTCCTTCCCGTGCCCCGTCTGCAACCGTGTCTACCCCATGCAGAAGAGGCTTACGCAGCACATGAAGACACACAGTACAGAGAAACCACACATGTGTGACAAG TGCGGGAAGTCCTTTAAGAAGCGTTACACCTTCAAGATGCACCTGCTGACGCACATCCAGGCCATCGCCAACCGCAG GTTCAAGTGTGAGTTCTGTGACTATGTCTGCGAGGACAAGAAGGTGCTGCTCAACCATCAGCTGTCGCACATGAACGACAAGCCCTACAAGTGCAGCGTCTGCAAGTATTCCACCTTCCGGGAGGACTTCCTGGTCTCGCACATGGCAGTCAAGCACACAG GAGGGAAACCGTTCGCTTGCGAGTTCTGTCACTTCACCACCAAGCACAAGAAGAATCTGCGCCTGCACGTGCAGTGCCGCCACGCCGACTCCTTCGAGGAGTGGGCACAGAGGCACCCCGAGGAGCCgccctgccgccgccgccccttCTTCACCCTGCAGCAGATCGaggagctgaagcagcagcacagccaggtgcAGGCACCGGCTGAGCCAGAGGCCAGCCCACCG GGTTCCCTGGAAGGGGCCACCATCATCTATGAACAAG ATGTGGCTGGATCAGCAGAGCTGGCCACGCAGACGGCCCTGGATCTCCTGCTGAACATGAGTGCCCAGCGGGAGCTGGCCACCGGCTCACTGCAG GTGGCAGTGGTGAAGCCAGATGACCCAGAAGAGACACCAGGCCCCTGTGAGCTGCAgacacaggaggaggaggcaaagGTGGACTccaaggaacagcagcaaaagtTGGTGATGCTGCACATGGCAGAGCCCGGGCAGACACTTGTGCAGGAGGCTTATGGGGAAGCAAGCCTGAGtggctcagagctgcagcagatcACCATCCCCTTCAGCGGAACAGCAGAGTACAGCATCATCGCACCCATCAGTGAGGAGATCCAGGCTCCCACCACGCTGTACAG CAGTGAGGAGGAGAGCCCTGTGGAGACCTCCCACGCAGTCGTGGTGAGTGGAGCTGTGATGACAGAGGAGGCTCTGAAGGACCATAGCAATCACTACATCATGTCATCTGGTGTCCCAGGGAGCCAGTTCCAGACCATGGAG CCCCTCAGCGGGGatgctgccttttcctcacCCGCGGAGGGCCAGGAGGCACAGCCCGCCAGCGTCAAGTGGCCCCTGGTGCAGTGTGTCGCCAGGCAGCTCCAGAAGGACTCGTCTTTATCCCCAGCCTCCGAGGGGCAGGAAGTCTCATCCCCAAAGGTCAAGTGGCCTGCACTCCAAGGCATGGCCAAGAAGCTCACATGCAAGGTTTCTGCAGCCAAGAAGCTCTCATGCAAGATTTCCACAGCCAAAAAGTTTTCATGCAAGATTTGCACAGCCATGTTCACAGGGAGAGCGGAGATGGAGAGTCACAAGAGAGCCCACATTGGGCCCAGCACCTTCAAGTGTCCCGACTGTCCCTTCACTGCCACCCTCTGGCCAGAGGTCCGG AGCCACATGGTTCAACATGCCAACCTCCGGCCACACAAGTGCCCCCACTGCAGCTTCGCCTCCAAGAACAAGAAGGACCTGCGCAGGCACATGCTGACCCACACCAACGAGAAGCCCTTCGCCTGCCAGGTCTGTGGGCAGAG GTTCAACCGTAATGGGCACCTCAAGTTCCACATGCAGCGTTTGCACAGCTCAGAGGGCAAAAGGCCAGggccagctgctgcccagcagacCATCATCCTGAACAGTGACGAGGACACCCTGGCCACCCTACACA CGGCTCTGCAGGCCGGCCAGGCCGTGCTGGCTCCCGAGCGGCTGcagcaggctctggggcaggagcacATCCTTGTCGCACAGGAACAGAGCGTCACCAGCCAG gaggaggcagcctACATCCAGGAGATCACAACTGCTGATGGACAGACAGTACAGCACTTAGTGACTGCTGACAACCAG GTTCAGTACATTATTGCCCAGGAAGGCGTCCCGCACTTGCTTCCCCAAGAGTATGTTGTTGTCCCAGAGGGACATCATATCCAG GTACAGGACGGTCAGATTACCCACATCCAGTACGAGCAGGGCGGCCAGTTCCTCCCAGAGTCGCAG ATCCAGTACATGCCAGTGtcacctgagcagcagcttatcacccaggcacagctggaagcagcagcacactcAGCCGTCTCAG caGTGGCGGATGCGGCGATGGCCCAGGCACAGAGCGTCTTCACCACCGAGGCAGCAGCCGAGCagatccagcagctgcagccggGCATCCACTACGATGTCATCACGCTGTCGGACTAG